From Pseudoalteromonas sp. DL-6, one genomic window encodes:
- the msbA gene encoding lipid A export permease/ATP-binding protein MsbA codes for MEQSTTQIYKRLVSYVGAYKTVAIVAIIGMIGYSGMDALFIQLMKPFIDEGLNERNSQVLTYAPFVVIALVIGRGVFNFMSSYCLSYVGSQVVRALRQELFEHILHLPVSFHDKNSTGDLISKITFDTEQVQQAITKALLIVVREGAFVVFLLALMFYTSWQLSLIFLVIIPLVAIIVAVVSKRFRHISKNIQSAMGQVTRSSEQMLSGHKVIHGFGGQTQEIDQFSKINNHNRQQRIKMDATKALSVSIIQILAASAMAVILWVVSMPSMIDSISSGDFVVLISSMMMLLRPLKQLANVNSDLQRGISAAQSVFLVLDEEIEKDTGTLPVDKVKGHIEVKNVTFKYPTKDEAVLNDLSLNIKAGESIALVGRSGSGKSTISNLLPRYYDLEAPSEILLDGVALNEYKLTDLRRQFALVSQQVVLFNDTIANNICYGLQREISIEELHTVAKQAHVWEFVKDLPEQLNTMVGENGVMLSGGQRQRIAIARAILKDAPILILDEATSALDTESEKLIQHALDTLMKDKTSIVIAHRLSTIENSDRIYVIDNGTVIESGTHTQLLANDGTYSALCKMQFGEQG; via the coding sequence ATGGAACAAAGTACTACACAAATTTATAAACGGCTTGTTTCTTACGTTGGCGCTTATAAGACGGTTGCCATCGTCGCGATTATTGGAATGATAGGTTACTCAGGTATGGATGCATTATTCATTCAACTGATGAAGCCGTTTATCGATGAAGGTTTAAATGAGCGTAACAGTCAGGTACTTACTTATGCGCCATTTGTGGTTATTGCGCTGGTTATCGGGCGTGGCGTATTTAACTTTATGTCATCGTACTGTTTAAGCTATGTTGGCTCACAAGTAGTGAGGGCGCTTCGCCAAGAGCTGTTTGAGCATATATTACATTTACCGGTATCGTTTCATGATAAAAATTCGACGGGCGATCTTATTTCAAAAATTACCTTTGATACTGAGCAAGTCCAACAAGCAATTACCAAGGCTTTGCTTATTGTAGTGCGTGAAGGCGCTTTTGTGGTGTTTTTACTCGCTTTGATGTTTTATACCAGTTGGCAACTATCGTTAATCTTTTTAGTGATTATCCCACTGGTAGCCATCATAGTAGCCGTGGTATCTAAACGTTTTCGTCATATCTCGAAAAATATTCAGTCTGCTATGGGACAGGTAACACGTAGCTCAGAGCAAATGCTGAGTGGTCACAAGGTGATCCATGGCTTTGGTGGCCAAACGCAAGAAATTGATCAATTTTCTAAAATTAATAATCATAATCGCCAGCAACGTATCAAAATGGATGCGACTAAGGCGTTAAGTGTCTCTATTATTCAAATTTTAGCCGCCAGTGCAATGGCTGTTATTTTATGGGTTGTCTCTATGCCCTCTATGATAGACAGTATTAGCTCTGGTGATTTTGTAGTGCTTATTTCATCAATGATGATGTTACTGCGCCCACTAAAACAATTGGCTAATGTTAACAGCGATTTACAGCGTGGTATTTCAGCTGCGCAGAGTGTTTTTTTAGTACTTGATGAAGAAATAGAAAAAGACACGGGTACTTTACCGGTTGATAAGGTAAAAGGGCATATTGAGGTAAAAAACGTGACCTTTAAATACCCAACCAAGGATGAAGCGGTGCTTAACGATTTATCACTGAACATTAAAGCCGGTGAGAGTATTGCGCTTGTTGGCCGCTCTGGCTCGGGTAAATCAACAATTTCTAATTTGTTACCCCGATATTATGACTTAGAAGCGCCAAGCGAAATTTTACTCGATGGCGTTGCTCTTAATGAATATAAGCTTACTGATCTTCGCCGTCAATTTGCGTTAGTGTCGCAACAAGTGGTGCTATTTAATGACACGATTGCCAATAATATTTGTTATGGTTTACAACGAGAAATCTCTATCGAAGAGCTTCACACCGTTGCGAAGCAAGCTCATGTGTGGGAGTTTGTAAAAGACTTACCCGAGCAACTTAATACTATGGTTGGTGAGAACGGGGTAATGCTTTCAGGCGGTCAACGCCAACGTATTGCGATTGCCCGTGCTATTTTAAAAGACGCACCTATTTTAATTTTAGATGAAGCGACCTCGGCCTTGGATACAGAGTCTGAAAAGCTTATTCAACATGCCCTTGATACATTAATGAAAGATAAAACCTCTATTGTTATCGCTCATAGGCTATCGACTATTGAAAACAGTGACCGTATCTATGTGATTGATAACGGTACAGTGATAGAAAGTGGCACGCATACTCAATTACTGGCTAACGATGGTACCTACTCAGCTCTTTGTAAAATGCAGTTTGGTGAGCAGGGGTGA
- a CDS encoding DNA internalization-related competence protein ComEC/Rec2, giving the protein MDRFFSHLKQPFTSVWMSLGFVVGVVVTVFYYQTLEFTVITISILIVSTYFKPFLTVLLGFICGICCVAAHFILFYSFELPEQHEKYAYSVGVVVEEVISATPPQYVKVKITRLEEREYSHFRAPYALLSINFAQPIQSGDAFNAQVRLKNYRSIKNFTVFDNQLYAFTQKIAFKGTVLNKQLNIKSSQKSNAVSAYRAYVKKLVNNAELNWLYYVLLTGDKSLMTFEHKELMQSLGLSHLLAISGLHISLVFGFCYFVTRFCLKLVKPELNQALNVSIFYSAAGFIVAFLYVYLSDFIISATRALIMLGCYLLLYYLAKQSLRWRSILYALVIILAINPFSLLNPGLYFSFLAVCIIFMVLKQFPLRGHTLLANIRTLVVIQLGLFIGLLPLSLYFFNGVSLAGLVLNLVAIPILSFVLMPALFLSVLLGLLTDWYAFIVLYDLPLTYIYQMLQAIPQHIRWLNVGQVSITTVVLLYSAVPLLYFIELRLLACIPLLTLLFNHYFTQTSLWRLNVFDVGHGLMVLIEKDKHAFIYDFGPSYFNRFSRVPSILLPYIDAHNLTVSTAIVSHQDNDHAGGVTHFKAAGYAWSFDYFHPSGVYNDCIATTIDFQGLSIQTFAKEEFNNSNDNSCVVKISSANHSVLLTGDISKARESKLIKKGDDLQSTVLLSPHHGSDSSSSVEFIKAVNPTFVIHSSAYQGQWQFPSKAVVKRYSEIHAKQYSTGDVGQIRVDFYAKHLELTTARGAESYWFIKD; this is encoded by the coding sequence TTGGATCGTTTTTTTAGCCATTTAAAGCAACCATTTACGTCTGTGTGGATGAGTCTTGGATTTGTTGTCGGTGTCGTTGTTACCGTGTTTTATTATCAAACCCTTGAATTTACAGTTATCACAATTTCAATCCTCATTGTGAGCACGTATTTTAAGCCGTTTTTAACTGTATTGTTAGGCTTTATTTGCGGTATTTGTTGTGTAGCAGCACATTTTATCTTGTTTTATTCATTTGAATTGCCTGAACAGCACGAAAAATATGCTTATTCTGTCGGTGTTGTGGTCGAAGAGGTTATTTCTGCTACACCTCCCCAATATGTAAAAGTTAAAATAACGCGTTTGGAAGAAAGAGAATATAGTCACTTTAGGGCACCTTATGCCTTATTAAGTATTAATTTTGCACAACCAATTCAATCTGGTGATGCTTTTAATGCTCAAGTGAGACTTAAAAACTATAGATCCATTAAGAATTTTACTGTTTTTGATAATCAGCTTTATGCTTTTACCCAAAAGATAGCGTTTAAAGGTACAGTGCTCAATAAACAGCTTAATATTAAAAGCTCTCAAAAAAGTAATGCCGTGTCAGCTTATAGAGCCTATGTCAAAAAGTTGGTAAATAATGCTGAGCTGAATTGGCTCTATTATGTGCTGTTAACTGGCGATAAGTCATTAATGACATTCGAGCATAAAGAGTTAATGCAGAGCCTTGGGTTAAGTCATTTGTTGGCGATTTCTGGATTACATATCTCTCTAGTGTTTGGTTTTTGTTATTTTGTTACACGGTTTTGTCTTAAGTTGGTTAAACCTGAACTAAATCAAGCCTTAAATGTTTCTATTTTTTATAGTGCTGCTGGTTTTATAGTCGCATTCTTATATGTTTACTTGAGTGATTTCATCATCTCCGCAACCCGCGCTTTAATTATGTTGGGCTGTTATTTATTGCTTTATTACTTGGCAAAGCAATCATTGAGGTGGCGCAGTATTTTATATGCGTTGGTTATTATTTTAGCGATTAATCCATTTAGTTTGCTTAATCCTGGTCTGTATTTTTCATTTTTAGCGGTATGTATCATTTTTATGGTTTTAAAGCAGTTTCCGCTGAGAGGTCATACACTACTGGCCAATATTCGCACTCTTGTTGTTATTCAACTGGGATTATTTATTGGCTTGCTACCGCTATCATTATACTTTTTTAATGGCGTGAGTTTAGCGGGTTTAGTTTTAAATCTTGTCGCTATTCCCATTTTATCTTTTGTATTAATGCCCGCTTTATTTTTAAGTGTGTTGCTGGGGTTATTAACCGATTGGTACGCATTTATTGTGTTGTATGATTTGCCACTGACCTATATTTATCAAATGTTGCAGGCAATACCACAGCACATACGGTGGCTTAATGTCGGTCAGGTAAGTATAACCACCGTGGTGCTGCTTTATAGTGCTGTTCCGTTACTTTATTTTATTGAGCTTCGCTTACTGGCGTGCATTCCGCTTTTGACTTTACTGTTTAACCATTACTTTACGCAAACTAGCCTTTGGCGGCTGAATGTATTTGATGTGGGACATGGACTAATGGTACTGATAGAAAAAGACAAGCACGCGTTTATTTATGACTTTGGCCCAAGTTACTTTAATCGTTTTAGTCGTGTGCCTAGTATATTACTACCCTATATTGATGCCCATAATCTTACGGTAAGTACTGCGATTGTGAGTCATCAAGATAACGACCATGCCGGAGGTGTTACGCATTTTAAAGCGGCTGGCTATGCATGGAGCTTTGATTATTTTCATCCAAGTGGTGTATATAACGACTGCATAGCAACAACGATAGACTTTCAAGGCTTGAGTATTCAAACCTTTGCAAAAGAGGAGTTTAATAACAGTAATGATAATTCCTGTGTCGTTAAAATCTCAAGTGCAAACCACAGTGTGCTTCTCACTGGTGATATATCAAAGGCGAGGGAGTCTAAATTAATTAAAAAAGGGGATGATTTACAAAGTACCGTTTTGTTAAGTCCTCATCACGGCAGTGATAGTTCCTCCAGTGTCGAGTTTATTAAGGCCGTAAACCCAACATTTGTGATTCATTCAAGTGCGTATCAAGGTCAGTGGCAATTTCCAAGTAAAGCAGTGGTCAAGCGTTACAGTGAAATACACGCAAAACAATATAGCACCGGTGATGTAGGACAAATTCGGGTTGATTTTTATGCTAAGCACCTAGAGCTGACTACTGCAAGAGGGGCGGAAAGTTATTGGTTTATCAAAGATTGA
- a CDS encoding DUF2062 domain-containing protein: MAKKTIQRFLPDPNKIRHHKSLKIFGRLLHDANLWHLNRRSARGAFAVGLFFAFIPVPFQMVLAAAAAIILRVNLPISVALVWITNPLTMPPIFYGSYLVGTLVLNQPEQHFAFEASWAWFIESLTTIGPAFLVGSLVCASIASVIGYFGIDLIWRRSVRRAWTSRNN, translated from the coding sequence ATGGCTAAAAAAACGATCCAACGGTTTTTACCTGATCCAAATAAAATTAGACATCACAAATCACTAAAAATATTTGGTCGTCTTTTACATGATGCTAACCTTTGGCATTTAAATAGACGTTCAGCACGCGGTGCTTTTGCCGTTGGACTTTTCTTTGCATTCATCCCTGTTCCTTTTCAAATGGTGCTAGCAGCTGCCGCAGCCATAATCTTAAGAGTAAATTTACCTATTTCTGTTGCTTTAGTGTGGATCACTAACCCACTTACAATGCCACCTATTTTTTACGGCTCATACTTGGTTGGCACATTAGTACTTAATCAACCGGAGCAACATTTTGCGTTTGAGGCAAGTTGGGCATGGTTTATAGAAAGTTTAACGACAATTGGCCCCGCTTTTTTAGTCGGTTCACTTGTGTGTGCATCTATTGCTAGTGTTATTGGTTATTTTGGTATTGATTTGATTTGGCGCCGCTCGGTGAGACGAGCTTGGACATCGAGAAATAACTAG
- a CDS encoding DUF3466 family protein, which yields MKYKLLAASVLATLSTSALSATYQLTELGDFEAAKHTYVTDVSENGHVIGQANGLYNLPIDISYIDFTDSLIKNAYTNEVNAFELSDKEITFTLDDIENNDAIYTNADAHTFMVRFLSNLSSNFEYQKISSIVAANYNSGVITEQPLFDIASVDYDGLTRSTSNFYTGVAEDGTTVGWGTAPFEKISFTPDGETVEETWFTRDFIERGILISAGGVEVPLVPEFNEHGGTSKASNIVATDTGYIVVGNVSVSIPAERQTTITDNCDGLDEPVMACIESLNSRSTRGLFNKTAVKWTLDSAFNVTSTELLGLALTPKEDEDNNPFISNALAVNKNGVAVGFSNTRYFDRDATILTMPTYFKDGEVVDFINQQDDWQAGKAFAINDNDIIAGYATKRIEGSLRNKLFYHDINTNTTVFPEDYFISSSSYANDINNQGYIVGEGDVGETASSRRSEAFIYKIGDDKITNLNTLLPCYDSDGETSFSYKMVEAKSINESNEVFGVATKTVEKLNSLGEVVTDINGNIQYESVAVAVKLSPIPNGEVENCKAPDAEFYERSSASFSWFGLLLLPLVGLRRVFRF from the coding sequence ATGAAATATAAATTACTCGCGGCCAGTGTTTTAGCCACACTGAGTACATCAGCATTAAGTGCAACGTACCAGTTAACCGAATTAGGTGACTTTGAAGCTGCCAAACATACTTATGTTACTGATGTGAGTGAAAATGGACATGTTATAGGGCAAGCTAACGGATTGTATAACTTACCCATTGATATTAGCTATATTGATTTTACAGATAGTTTGATCAAAAACGCGTATACCAATGAGGTTAATGCATTTGAATTAAGCGATAAAGAGATTACCTTTACGCTTGATGACATAGAAAATAACGACGCTATTTATACTAATGCTGATGCGCATACTTTTATGGTTCGTTTTTTATCAAACTTATCATCTAACTTTGAGTATCAAAAAATCAGTTCAATTGTTGCTGCTAATTACAATAGTGGTGTAATTACAGAGCAGCCTTTATTTGATATAGCTTCTGTTGATTACGACGGGCTAACACGTTCAACAAGTAATTTTTATACGGGTGTTGCAGAAGACGGAACAACCGTTGGCTGGGGGACGGCTCCTTTTGAAAAAATCAGTTTTACACCGGATGGTGAAACAGTTGAAGAAACGTGGTTTACTCGCGACTTTATTGAACGTGGCATTTTAATCTCTGCAGGTGGTGTGGAAGTGCCGCTTGTTCCAGAATTTAATGAACACGGTGGAACGAGTAAAGCCTCTAATATTGTTGCCACTGACACAGGTTATATCGTTGTTGGTAATGTATCAGTTAGTATTCCTGCTGAGAGACAAACCACAATTACTGATAACTGTGACGGCCTTGATGAGCCAGTAATGGCCTGTATTGAATCACTAAACAGTCGAAGTACGCGTGGTTTATTCAATAAAACAGCGGTTAAATGGACTCTAGATAGTGCTTTTAATGTGACTTCAACAGAATTATTAGGTTTAGCGCTTACTCCAAAAGAAGACGAAGACAATAATCCGTTTATTAGTAACGCCTTAGCGGTTAACAAAAATGGCGTTGCAGTCGGTTTTTCTAACACTCGTTATTTTGATCGCGATGCGACTATTTTAACTATGCCAACGTATTTTAAAGACGGTGAAGTGGTTGATTTTATAAACCAGCAAGATGATTGGCAAGCAGGTAAAGCATTTGCAATCAATGATAATGACATTATTGCAGGTTATGCTACTAAACGTATTGAAGGTTCCTTAAGAAACAAACTTTTCTACCATGATATAAATACAAACACGACCGTGTTCCCTGAAGATTATTTTATTAGCTCAAGCTCATATGCAAATGATATTAATAATCAAGGTTACATTGTAGGTGAAGGTGATGTTGGTGAAACAGCGAGTTCAAGACGCTCTGAAGCATTTATTTATAAAATTGGTGATGACAAAATCACTAACTTGAATACTCTACTACCGTGTTATGACAGTGATGGTGAAACTAGTTTTAGTTATAAAATGGTCGAAGCGAAATCAATTAATGAAAGCAACGAAGTATTCGGTGTGGCAACTAAAACGGTTGAAAAACTAAACTCACTAGGCGAAGTCGTAACCGACATTAATGGCAATATTCAATATGAAAGTGTTGCAGTGGCGGTAAAGCTTTCGCCTATCCCTAATGGTGAAGTTGAAAACTGTAAAGCCCCAGATGCAGAGTTTTATGAACGTAGCTCAGCCAGTTTTTCATGGTTTGGTTTATTACTGCTACCTTTAGTTGGATTAAGACGCGTTTTTCGTTTCTAA
- a CDS encoding ABC transporter ATP-binding protein: MDLIRISKAQLAYGTHPLLDNADAVIESGERVCIVGRNGAGKSTLLKVLDGQVILDDGEINQVGSLKISRLEQDPPKGASGTVFDYVAQGMPEIANLLIDFHHVSTQLQTDCTDQLLNKLERLSNKLEAADGWRFDSRIQLVLTQLELTPDAKLESLSGGWLRKVALARALVSEPDLLLLDEPTNHLDMTSVMWLEQFLKEFKGGIVFISHDRAFIRAVATRILDLDRGKLISYPGDYATYLEQKAHDLKVEETQNALFDKRLAEEEAWIRQGVKARRTRNEGRVRELKQLRNERKQRVDQVGKTDFNIETADRSGKLVFEAKHLNHAFKDKVIADDFSTLVMRGDRIGLVGPNGIGKTTLLKLLFGDLKADSGEIKQGVNLEFAYFDQYREKLDEEATVQDNVAEGKQEVMMGGRSRHVLGYLQDFLFPPARARTPVKALSGGEKNRLLLAKLFLKPSNILVLDEPTNDLDIETLELLEDIINQYQGTVLIVSHDREFIDNTCSSVWAFEGNGKVTDIVGGYSDYEAYTNYLAEQQKQQQQQPVKKVEKTEPTPVKSNNKAIKLSYKLKLELEQLPNKMEQLEAELEKQQERVSHEDFFKQDSDITAKELNHLAQLESDLEAAFERWEELEELKNQ, translated from the coding sequence ATGGATTTAATTAGAATTTCAAAAGCACAACTAGCTTACGGTACACACCCACTACTTGATAATGCAGATGCGGTTATAGAAAGCGGCGAACGTGTGTGTATTGTAGGGCGTAACGGTGCGGGTAAATCAACGCTTTTAAAAGTACTCGATGGTCAAGTAATACTTGATGATGGCGAAATAAACCAAGTTGGTAGTTTAAAAATATCGCGTTTAGAGCAAGATCCGCCTAAAGGGGCAAGCGGTACTGTATTTGACTACGTAGCCCAAGGTATGCCTGAAATTGCTAACTTACTGATTGATTTTCATCATGTAAGCACACAACTGCAAACAGATTGCACTGATCAACTATTAAATAAATTAGAGCGTTTATCTAATAAATTAGAGGCGGCAGATGGCTGGCGTTTTGACAGTCGAATTCAACTTGTACTTACTCAATTAGAGCTAACCCCTGATGCGAAACTAGAATCACTTTCTGGTGGTTGGTTACGTAAAGTTGCATTAGCGCGTGCTTTAGTGAGTGAGCCTGATTTATTACTGCTCGATGAGCCTACTAACCATTTGGATATGACAAGTGTTATGTGGTTAGAGCAATTCTTAAAAGAATTTAAAGGCGGTATTGTATTTATATCTCATGACCGTGCATTTATTCGCGCTGTTGCTACACGTATTTTAGATTTAGATCGCGGTAAACTGATTTCATACCCTGGTGATTATGCCACTTATTTAGAACAAAAAGCGCATGATTTAAAAGTAGAAGAAACACAAAATGCATTGTTCGATAAACGTTTAGCGGAAGAAGAGGCATGGATCCGCCAGGGTGTTAAAGCCCGTCGTACTCGTAACGAAGGCCGTGTTCGTGAGCTGAAACAATTACGTAATGAACGCAAACAGCGTGTGGATCAGGTAGGCAAAACTGATTTCAATATTGAAACAGCCGATCGTTCAGGTAAGTTAGTATTTGAAGCGAAACACTTAAATCATGCATTTAAAGACAAAGTGATAGCTGATGACTTCTCTACCTTAGTAATGCGTGGCGACCGTATCGGCTTGGTAGGCCCTAACGGCATAGGTAAAACAACGCTATTAAAATTACTATTTGGCGATTTAAAAGCAGACAGTGGTGAAATAAAGCAAGGTGTTAATTTAGAGTTTGCTTATTTCGATCAGTACCGTGAAAAACTTGATGAAGAAGCGACCGTTCAAGATAACGTTGCTGAAGGTAAGCAAGAGGTGATGATGGGCGGGCGCTCACGTCATGTGTTAGGCTATTTACAAGACTTTTTATTCCCGCCAGCACGCGCTCGCACACCGGTAAAAGCACTTTCAGGTGGTGAAAAAAACAGGTTGTTATTAGCCAAACTATTTTTGAAACCTTCAAATATATTAGTGCTTGATGAGCCAACAAATGACCTAGATATAGAAACATTAGAACTCCTTGAAGATATTATTAATCAATATCAAGGTACTGTGCTGATTGTTAGCCATGACCGAGAGTTTATTGATAATACCTGTTCGAGTGTTTGGGCATTTGAAGGGAACGGCAAAGTCACTGATATAGTTGGCGGCTACAGTGATTATGAAGCGTATACCAACTATTTAGCAGAGCAGCAAAAGCAGCAGCAACAGCAGCCAGTAAAAAAAGTTGAAAAAACAGAGCCAACGCCAGTTAAAAGCAATAACAAAGCAATTAAACTCTCTTACAAATTAAAACTTGAACTAGAGCAACTACCTAATAAAATGGAACAACTTGAAGCTGAGCTTGAAAAACAACAAGAACGAGTAAGTCACGAAGATTTTTTCAAGCAAGACAGTGATATAACAGCCAAGGAATTGAACCATTTAGCCCAACTTGAGTCTGACCTTGAAGCCGCTTTTGAGCGTTGGGAAGAACTTGAAGAATTAAAGAATCAGTAG
- a CDS encoding glutaredoxin family protein, whose amino-acid sequence MAKWVLYHTDGCHLCEQAQQLLKPLLLSTDELQLIDIMSDDALILEYQISIPVLKNQQGQQLFWPFTAPQAQQFLAQAE is encoded by the coding sequence ATGGCTAAGTGGGTTTTATATCACACCGACGGCTGCCACTTGTGCGAGCAAGCACAGCAGCTGTTAAAACCGTTACTTTTATCAACAGATGAATTACAACTTATTGATATTATGAGCGATGACGCATTAATTTTAGAATATCAAATAAGTATCCCGGTTTTAAAAAATCAACAAGGCCAACAATTATTTTGGCCTTTTACTGCACCTCAGGCGCAGCAGTTTTTAGCGCAAGCAGAATAA
- the rlmKL gene encoding bifunctional 23S rRNA (guanine(2069)-N(7))-methyltransferase RlmK/23S rRNA (guanine(2445)-N(2))-methyltransferase RlmL, which yields MQFIALTSIGIENLLVDELTELGATVSKQTVGSVRFEADSLLAQKVCLSTRFATRVLMLIEEKEGVNDKDSLYKFARLQPWQEWFGPTQTFAVDFNGTNDSLKNTQFSGLVIKDAIVDYFNDLFEQRPNVDKQDANVRVVARLNRHGVSLYIDYSGPRLSERGYRQGQGKAPIKEHLAAAIIKRSGWLENVNQPLFDPCCGAGTILIEAAGMARNEAPGLFREGFAFERLPSFRVAKFKELKEQLLANITDPKLWLIGHDYDAQVLDKAITNAKRAELDTVIKFKQSDATKLTSVAKLPGVVISNLPYGERIGSMAELVNLHRSLGVGFKKHFNHWKLALLGMDESLFKLLKLVKQKRYKFKNGPLDVELNLYQLDDKQVSLTTDDKPALNFEGSMAFANRLKKNKQGLKNWLKQNQVHAYRVYDADIPEYNVAVDIYDDSAVIFEYAAPKEIDEKTSEKRLQDVISLTAQQLDIAPENIAVKVRKKQKGEEQYTPMAKQNRTMVVEEFGAKFKVNLFDYLDTGLFLDHRLARRYIQENAKDKRFLNLFAYTGTASVHAAIGGAKAITTVDLSKTYLKWGQDNFALNDISNTRYRFEQADCLKWLEHAQGQYDLIFLDPPTFSNSKRMKDAFDVQNDHIKLLTWVKKILSPSGTLIFSNNKRGFVMDEVGLMGLGLKAENISEKTLSPDFKRNKKIHNSWLIKHG from the coding sequence TTGCAATTTATCGCACTTACTTCTATCGGAATCGAAAATTTATTGGTTGATGAACTTACAGAACTTGGCGCTACGGTTTCAAAACAAACTGTGGGTTCTGTTCGCTTTGAGGCTGACTCATTGCTAGCGCAAAAGGTGTGTTTATCAACACGCTTTGCTACGCGTGTACTTATGCTTATTGAAGAAAAAGAAGGCGTAAATGACAAAGACAGCTTGTATAAATTTGCACGCTTGCAACCTTGGCAAGAGTGGTTTGGTCCAACACAAACTTTTGCAGTTGACTTTAATGGCACAAACGATTCACTTAAAAATACCCAATTTTCAGGTCTAGTGATTAAAGATGCCATTGTTGATTACTTTAACGATTTATTTGAACAGCGCCCAAATGTTGATAAGCAAGATGCCAATGTGCGAGTAGTTGCCCGTTTAAATCGTCACGGTGTTTCACTTTATATTGATTACTCAGGGCCGCGTTTATCAGAGCGTGGTTACCGCCAAGGCCAAGGTAAAGCACCAATTAAAGAGCATTTAGCTGCGGCAATAATAAAACGCAGTGGCTGGCTTGAAAATGTCAATCAACCGCTATTCGATCCATGTTGTGGCGCTGGTACTATTTTAATTGAAGCGGCAGGTATGGCACGTAATGAAGCGCCTGGATTATTCCGTGAAGGGTTTGCGTTTGAGCGTTTACCTAGCTTTAGAGTGGCAAAATTCAAAGAACTTAAAGAGCAACTTTTAGCGAATATTACTGATCCTAAATTATGGCTAATTGGCCATGATTACGATGCACAAGTACTTGATAAAGCGATTACCAATGCAAAACGCGCCGAGCTTGATACGGTGATTAAATTTAAGCAAAGCGATGCGACAAAACTGACGAGCGTTGCAAAATTACCGGGTGTTGTTATTTCAAACTTACCTTATGGTGAGCGTATTGGTTCTATGGCTGAACTTGTAAACTTGCATCGTAGTTTAGGTGTTGGTTTTAAAAAGCACTTTAATCATTGGAAGCTCGCTTTACTGGGTATGGATGAAAGCCTGTTTAAATTGCTTAAATTAGTAAAGCAAAAACGCTATAAATTTAAAAATGGCCCCCTGGATGTTGAATTAAACCTATATCAGTTAGATGACAAGCAAGTTAGCCTTACCACTGATGACAAACCCGCTTTAAATTTTGAAGGTTCAATGGCGTTTGCTAATCGCCTGAAAAAGAACAAGCAAGGTTTAAAAAATTGGCTTAAGCAAAACCAAGTCCATGCGTATCGTGTTTACGATGCAGATATTCCTGAATACAACGTTGCTGTTGATATTTATGATGATTCAGCGGTTATTTTTGAATACGCAGCACCGAAAGAGATTGATGAAAAAACCTCAGAGAAGCGTTTACAAGATGTTATTAGCTTAACAGCACAACAACTTGATATTGCACCTGAAAACATTGCTGTAAAAGTACGTAAAAAGCAAAAGGGTGAAGAGCAATATACACCCATGGCTAAGCAAAATAGAACCATGGTGGTAGAAGAGTTTGGTGCTAAGTTTAAAGTTAATTTATTTGACTATTTAGACACGGGGCTATTTTTAGATCATCGCCTTGCACGTCGTTACATTCAAGAAAACGCTAAAGATAAGCGCTTTTTGAACCTGTTTGCTTACACAGGGACGGCCTCAGTACATGCAGCCATTGGTGGCGCAAAAGCGATTACTACCGTTGATTTATCTAAAACCTACTTAAAGTGGGGCCAAGATAACTTTGCGCTTAACGATATTAGCAATACGCGCTATCGTTTTGAGCAAGCAGACTGTTTAAAATGGTTAGAGCATGCACAAGGGCAATACGACTTGATCTTTTTAGACCCTCCAACATTCTCTAACTCTAAGCGAATGAAAGATGCGTTTGATGTACAAAATGATCACATTAAGCTGTTAACTTGGGTTAAAAAAATATTGAGCCCATCGGGTACGCTTATATTTTCTAACAATAAACGCGGCTTTGTGATGGACGAAGTAGGTTTAATGGGCTTAGGCTTAAAAGCAGAAAATATTTCTGAAAAAACCTTATCCCCTGACTTCAAACGTAATAAAAAAATTCACAATAGCTGGTTAATTAAACATGGCTAA